The following proteins come from a genomic window of Populus nigra chromosome 6, ddPopNigr1.1, whole genome shotgun sequence:
- the LOC133697899 gene encoding uncharacterized protein LOC133697899 isoform X2, with the protein MLLLGLELANLILLSLLFSYHSSRKKMLEELVLTMSLKNEILVMMRCLVKWWAELNLSPEESLKQAPVVERYDRPMPKLRNTKLDSGRYEERPGAPGTLNVAQLRQIMLLYQGKADDHEGPMNAQQVAEKFRLEVAQVQGVLQFLSLPPEDNNKQRSNW; encoded by the exons ATGCTACTCTTAGGACTGGAACTTGCTAACTTAATATTACtttcacttcttttttcttaccACTCCTCGCGGAAGAAGATGCTCGAAGAATTAGTTCTGACAATGTCCTTGAAGAACGAGATTCTCGTTATGATGCGTTGCTTAGTCAAATGGTGGGCAGAATTAAATCTAAGCCCGGAGGAAAGCTTGAAACAG GCACCTGTGGTTGAAAGGTACGATAGGCCCATGCCAAAACTGAGAAACACAAAACTTGATTCTGGCAGATATGAAGAAAGGCCTGGTGCTCCAGGAACTCTGAATGTAGCACAGCTGCGCCAAATAATGCTCCTGTATCAAGGGAAGGCTGATGATCATGAAGGACCCATGAACGCCCAGCAAGTTGCTGAGAAGTTTCGACTTGAAGTTGCACAAGTTCAGGGGGTCCTGCAGTTCTTATCACTGCCGCCAGAGGATAACAATAAACAGAGAAGCAATTGGTGA